A genome region from Brevinematales bacterium includes the following:
- the argH gene encoding argininosuccinate lyase, which produces MKLWQKSNTPILSIVEEFEVGKDYIYDSKLATYDVKGTLAHVKMLNKIGILTDDETRKVVLELESLLKKFEKSPPQLKIEDEDIHTYIENYITSVLGDVGKKIHTGRSRNDQVLTAIRLYEKDKLNQIIEKIDMVINRIIDLSKKYKGKPFIGYTHLRQAMPITVDFWLSSFIEAFEDDRKFIKYVYDFIDRNPLGSSAGYGVPITLDREYTTKLLEFSDYIRNPLYCQNTRGKYESMVVFSLVVLLSDVSRFSNDIILYSSDEFGFIKLSDEITTGSSIMPHKKNPDVFELMRAKPKKLLGYLVSAISIVSSLVSGYSKDLQETKEFVIESLEETIKVLEVLYEVLDYLHIDEEGVFSKMKKDIFSVHISFWVMNKFKIPFRDAYRKVGSLIQSYNEARDKSLFELQLKDDEIGLEVANILRMSVKELYCMFVK; this is translated from the coding sequence ATGAAGCTTTGGCAAAAAAGTAATACTCCCATTTTAAGTATAGTAGAGGAGTTTGAAGTTGGAAAAGATTACATATATGATAGCAAGTTGGCAACTTATGATGTAAAAGGTACTTTAGCTCATGTAAAAATGTTAAATAAAATTGGTATTCTTACTGATGATGAGACTAGAAAGGTAGTTTTGGAATTAGAGAGTTTGCTTAAGAAGTTTGAGAAAAGTCCTCCCCAACTAAAGATTGAGGATGAAGATATACATACTTACATTGAGAACTACATAACTTCAGTATTAGGTGATGTGGGAAAAAAAATACATACAGGTAGGAGTAGAAATGATCAAGTTTTGACTGCTATAAGGTTGTATGAAAAGGACAAACTCAATCAGATTATTGAGAAGATCGATATGGTTATCAATAGGATTATTGATCTTTCTAAGAAATACAAAGGTAAACCTTTTATAGGCTATACTCATCTAAGACAAGCAATGCCAATTACAGTTGATTTTTGGTTGAGTTCTTTCATAGAGGCATTTGAGGATGATAGAAAATTCATTAAGTATGTATATGATTTTATTGATAGAAATCCTCTAGGTAGCTCAGCAGGTTATGGTGTCCCTATAACTTTAGATAGAGAATATACTACAAAACTTTTGGAGTTTTCTGATTATATCAGAAACCCTTTGTACTGCCAAAACACTAGGGGTAAGTACGAGAGTATGGTTGTATTTTCACTGGTTGTTCTTCTATCAGATGTGTCTAGATTTTCTAATGATATTATACTGTATTCATCTGATGAGTTTGGGTTTATAAAACTTTCTGATGAGATAACAACAGGTAGTAGTATAATGCCTCATAAGAAAAATCCAGATGTATTTGAACTTATGAGAGCTAAGCCTAAAAAGTTACTTGGTTATTTAGTTTCAGCGATTAGTATAGTGTCTTCTCTCGTCAGTGGATACAGTAAGGATTTACAAGAAACCAAAGAATTTGTGATTGAAAGTCTTGAGGAGACGATCAAGGTTCTTGAAGTTCTGTATGAAGTCTTGGACTATCTACACATAGACGAAGAAGGTGTTTTCTCGAAAATGAAAAAAGATATATTTTCAGTTCATATTTCGTTTTGGGTGATGAATAAATTCAAGATTCCATTCAGGGATGCTTACAGAAAAGTGGGTTCTTTGATACAATCTTACAATGAAGCAAGAGATAAGAGTTTGTTTGAATTACAGCTTAAAGATGATGAAATTGGACTTGAAGTTGCCAATATTCTAAGAATGAGTGTGAAAGAGCTTTACTGTATGTTTGTTAAGTAG
- a CDS encoding DUF4912 domain-containing protein: MKNLDKMTKNELIDLAKEKGLSVNSKMTKDEIINLLQNSTTTKTTRKQTSSKATKTKKILEQIEKSIETTISSSQIYETEQSVVYFVEQTRELPYEYGDTKIVLLVQDPYWTHVYWEISHRKREELGLLPRAEHGKQLVVRVYDVTGVEKMFNGLNANSFFDVYVNDYTNNWYINVPEYDRSYCVDLGVIIDGNFIVIARSNIVRVPRGSISPYYDEEWMIVTDDILKASGLGVLHEVVGSGMMIRALELPFNLSSAEFVSSFAIPERPPHRKGFWLEVHTELTVYGQTEPDATVTIFGEKIKLDKDGKFYLKMYLPDGIRNIPIVGTSSDGTHTISVIPIVEKKTERYEDIKR; this comes from the coding sequence ATGAAAAATCTTGATAAAATGACAAAAAACGAACTTATAGACCTAGCTAAAGAAAAAGGGTTAAGCGTTAATTCAAAAATGACAAAAGATGAAATAATTAATCTTCTACAAAATAGTACAACAACCAAAACTACTAGAAAACAAACATCCTCAAAAGCTACCAAAACTAAAAAGATACTTGAACAAATAGAAAAAAGTATTGAAACAACAATTTCATCATCACAAATTTATGAAACAGAACAGAGTGTTGTATATTTTGTAGAGCAAACTAGAGAACTACCTTACGAGTACGGAGATACTAAAATAGTATTGCTAGTACAAGATCCATACTGGACACATGTATACTGGGAGATCTCACATAGAAAGAGAGAAGAACTAGGATTATTGCCAAGAGCGGAACATGGCAAACAGTTAGTAGTAAGGGTTTATGATGTTACTGGAGTAGAAAAAATGTTTAATGGGCTAAATGCTAACTCCTTCTTCGATGTATACGTAAATGACTATACCAACAATTGGTATATAAATGTACCAGAGTATGATAGAAGTTATTGCGTAGACTTAGGGGTGATAATTGACGGCAATTTCATAGTCATAGCAAGGTCTAACATAGTCAGAGTACCAAGAGGAAGTATATCACCTTATTATGATGAAGAGTGGATGATAGTAACCGACGATATATTGAAGGCATCAGGACTTGGAGTATTACATGAGGTTGTTGGTTCAGGAATGATGATAAGAGCATTAGAACTACCTTTTAACCTATCATCCGCAGAGTTTGTTAGCTCATTTGCTATACCAGAAAGACCACCCCATAGAAAAGGATTCTGGCTCGAGGTACATACTGAACTAACTGTTTACGGACAAACCGAACCAGATGCAACAGTAACTATATTCGGAGAAAAAATAAAGCTTGACAAAGATGGTAAATTCTACCTAAAAATGTACTTACCAGACGGAATAAGAAACATACCTATCGTTGGAACATCATCTGATGGAACACATACTATATCTGTCATACCAATAGTCGAGAAGAAAACAGAAAGATACGAGGACATAAAAAGATAA
- a CDS encoding response regulator, with translation MKILLVEDNPLNIRLFYDTLTMKGYEVVVAMNGNEALNVLKTILPDIIILDLYMPGMSGFRFANTISKDLKYSKIPIIVVSASSSVYDVKEMASYNIKAYLVKPVSPTKLLETVKKIIIEEELKDVPSYVSKLNKDTTTTTQSSISSVSDSSNQGSFENSSVKKELETGIKVSVDDLVEGMVLGAPILKNKAVIYKEGFVLDDKSIEKIKSLGIREVYLTRESFENFRDIIGIKNDTENLNFDPFKEFDE, from the coding sequence ATGAAGATTTTATTGGTTGAAGATAACCCATTAAATATCAGATTATTTTATGATACTTTAACAATGAAGGGGTATGAAGTTGTTGTTGCTATGAATGGTAATGAAGCATTGAATGTTCTTAAAACTATATTACCAGACATTATAATACTTGACTTATATATGCCAGGTATGAGTGGCTTTAGATTTGCTAATACTATATCAAAGGATTTGAAGTATTCAAAAATACCTATAATAGTTGTTAGTGCAAGTTCGTCAGTGTACGATGTTAAAGAGATGGCTTCGTATAATATAAAAGCGTATCTTGTTAAGCCTGTATCTCCTACAAAACTACTCGAAACTGTAAAAAAGATTATAATTGAAGAAGAGCTCAAAGATGTTCCATCTTATGTTTCAAAGTTAAACAAAGATACTACTACTACTACTCAATCATCCATTAGTTCTGTTTCAGATTCTTCGAATCAAGGTAGTTTTGAAAATAGCAGTGTGAAAAAAGAGCTTGAAACGGGTATAAAAGTTTCCGTTGATGATCTTGTTGAAGGTATGGTTTTAGGTGCTCCAATTTTGAAGAATAAAGCTGTGATATATAAAGAAGGTTTTGTGCTTGATGATAAATCAATCGAGAAAATTAAGTCTCTAGGAATACGCGAAGTATATTTAACAAGGGAAAGTTTTGAAAATTTTAGAGATATAATTGGTATCAAAAATGATACCGAAAACTTGAATTTTGATCCATTCAAAGAATTCGATGAGTAG
- a CDS encoding flagellar basal body P-ring protein FlgI: MRFLCFVSLMLLILPLGLYSESLKIKDIARIVGSDSIQVYGYSVVVGLKGTGDTSKNYATSLSIIEHLRKFGIDISHTNIQMRNTAFVLVSARIPSNFKKGTTFDVNVSSIFDARSLEGGFLITTPLKDSEGNVVAYAQGSVITPKGNVKTTGIVPNGGLVSVDLGTSSIDQGSFRLFFENLSPPSINGVIKLLKENFEKINIKVIDVNTLEIEIPQEFQGNEFDFVSRVMDTEVSIPDESFVVIDQRSSSIIITGNPRVYNTSISYKGMRIEFGELNFFERGEVYYIPSNYLKDFVDHLSKLGVKSDDLIQILLLMKEAGAIRSRFIVY; encoded by the coding sequence ATGAGGTTTTTGTGTTTTGTTTCTTTAATGTTACTTATATTGCCTTTAGGTTTGTATTCTGAAAGTTTGAAGATAAAAGATATTGCTAGGATAGTTGGTAGTGATAGCATACAGGTTTACGGATATAGTGTCGTTGTTGGTCTTAAGGGAACTGGAGATACTTCAAAAAACTATGCTACTTCACTTTCAATAATAGAGCACTTGAGAAAATTTGGAATAGATATATCTCATACTAATATTCAAATGAGGAATACTGCGTTTGTTTTGGTTTCTGCTAGAATACCTAGTAATTTTAAGAAAGGTACTACTTTCGATGTAAATGTTTCTTCAATATTTGATGCTAGGTCACTTGAAGGTGGATTTTTAATTACTACTCCACTTAAGGATTCTGAGGGTAATGTAGTAGCGTATGCGCAGGGTAGTGTAATAACTCCAAAGGGCAATGTGAAGACAACTGGAATTGTGCCAAATGGAGGATTAGTTAGTGTTGATTTAGGAACTTCATCAATAGATCAAGGTAGTTTTAGATTGTTTTTCGAAAATTTATCTCCTCCTTCTATAAATGGAGTTATTAAATTACTGAAGGAGAATTTTGAGAAAATTAACATAAAAGTTATTGATGTTAACACTTTAGAGATAGAGATACCGCAGGAGTTTCAAGGTAATGAGTTTGATTTTGTATCTAGAGTTATGGATACTGAAGTTAGTATTCCGGACGAGTCTTTTGTTGTTATAGACCAGAGGAGTAGCAGCATAATAATAACCGGTAATCCTAGAGTTTATAATACAAGTATTTCTTATAAGGGAATGAGAATAGAGTTTGGAGAACTAAACTTCTTTGAGAGAGGTGAAGTGTATTATATTCCATCAAATTATCTAAAAGATTTTGTTGATCATCTATCGAAGTTAGGTGTAAAATCTGACGATTTGATTCAAATTTTACTTCTCATGAAGGAGGCAGGAGCTATAAGATCGAGATTTATTGTTTATTGA
- a CDS encoding M23 family metallopeptidase has product MRTLKKLKISILAIVVLIPLTYSQTFEISKSIIYSTGDLITISTKENASDIFTIASYNTNIKFPFYQISNIYISFIPIPPEVMIKSLPITVLDKKNNIIFQTNVILDYVDKIKEKPRKLKLTKHSKQVLKEKEKIAKDTAYILSTINGINRNTFINSSIDFVLPSSNRITSSFGVSRLYPDGRIRYHRGIDFSYEPDDNVYAVGSGIVVISSNFIANGESIYIYHGNGIISSYFHLKERHVNVGEKVNKGQIIGKIGQTGISTSPHLHLGMYILGIGGYVAFDPSVIMKMSKSQAETNHDLNSDELD; this is encoded by the coding sequence ATGAGAACGTTAAAAAAACTAAAAATTAGCATACTAGCAATAGTAGTTTTAATACCATTAACTTATTCTCAAACCTTCGAAATCTCAAAAAGTATAATATACTCGACAGGAGATTTAATAACCATATCTACCAAAGAAAATGCTAGTGATATATTTACTATTGCTTCTTATAACACAAACATAAAGTTTCCTTTTTATCAGATATCAAATATCTATATATCTTTTATACCAATTCCACCAGAAGTAATGATTAAGTCATTACCTATAACAGTTCTTGACAAGAAAAATAACATAATTTTCCAAACAAACGTTATTTTGGATTATGTTGACAAAATAAAAGAGAAACCTAGAAAACTAAAACTAACAAAACACTCGAAACAGGTTCTAAAAGAAAAAGAAAAAATAGCAAAAGATACTGCTTATATATTAAGCACAATAAATGGTATCAACAGAAATACATTTATAAATAGTAGTATTGATTTCGTTTTGCCATCATCAAACAGAATAACATCATCTTTTGGAGTTTCTAGGTTATATCCAGATGGCAGAATAAGATATCATAGAGGTATAGACTTTAGTTATGAACCCGATGATAATGTGTATGCAGTGGGAAGTGGTATTGTAGTAATATCTAGCAATTTTATAGCAAACGGAGAGTCAATATACATCTACCACGGGAACGGTATAATATCATCATATTTTCATCTGAAAGAACGCCACGTTAACGTTGGAGAAAAAGTAAACAAAGGACAAATCATAGGTAAAATAGGACAAACAGGCATTTCAACTTCACCACATTTACATCTAGGTATGTACATCTTAGGAATAGGTGGATACGTAGCATTTGACCCATCAGTAATCATGAAAATGAGTAAATCTCAAGCAGAAACAAATCATGATCTAAATTCTGATGAACTAGATTAA
- a CDS encoding HAMP domain-containing histidine kinase: MSNDSFYSKLVDILSLETRLGSVFQDLYSLLESEWGVKEFVFGDFENTVFVGSQDIYSKFVEYVRNLRNYEVGKEFCCFKFVDRYFMCFDIPSTVEKGNIVVLYHFVDNYLRNYVKFEGIYNRFKYLKSLVFAIEPLIYEVSIKSAFSQSLLSLVTFTDIEKSLVGILSGNVINVISSFGEDINFIKSTNMLEHVKNLIKHKKEEFFYMENGNENSSRLVGILPLGEFGDIKGIFAVWFNKNKNSITDIDKEILKVLSFVMTHRIKLHEINTSLIKAKRRAEELSRLKSEFVANVSHELRTPLNAILGFVELLKIGSFSEEEQKKYLDYILSAGTSLLSMINNILDLSKLEAGAMTPVFTDVNLSELLDDVKKYGEVLAMNKGISLFVYNLIGEVYIKTDYMMIKSILTNLVSNAIKFTEKGWVKVYLYKVRESIVFKVEDTGIGISEDDIERIFDTFTQLEEVRVKRFQGTGIGLSLSKKFASMIGGQIIPKTKGIGKGSIFYLVIKSTNLNQNNVKVSY; this comes from the coding sequence ATGAGTAATGATAGTTTTTATAGCAAATTAGTGGATATACTATCTCTTGAGACAAGACTTGGTAGTGTTTTTCAGGATTTATATTCTTTGCTAGAATCTGAATGGGGTGTCAAGGAGTTTGTTTTTGGAGATTTCGAAAATACAGTATTTGTAGGTAGTCAGGATATTTATTCTAAGTTTGTAGAGTATGTAAGGAATTTGCGTAATTACGAGGTAGGAAAAGAATTTTGTTGTTTCAAATTTGTAGATAGGTACTTTATGTGCTTTGATATTCCTAGTACTGTAGAGAAGGGAAATATAGTTGTTTTGTACCATTTTGTAGATAACTATCTAAGAAACTATGTAAAGTTTGAAGGTATATATAATAGGTTTAAGTATCTGAAGTCACTTGTTTTTGCTATAGAACCTCTAATATACGAAGTTTCTATAAAAAGTGCTTTTTCTCAATCTCTTTTATCACTTGTGACATTTACGGACATAGAAAAATCTTTAGTAGGGATTTTAAGTGGTAATGTAATAAACGTAATATCAAGTTTTGGTGAAGATATTAATTTTATCAAGTCTACAAATATGTTGGAACATGTAAAAAATCTAATAAAGCATAAAAAAGAGGAGTTTTTTTACATGGAGAATGGTAATGAAAATTCATCAAGGCTAGTTGGTATACTACCGTTAGGGGAGTTTGGAGATATTAAAGGTATTTTTGCAGTTTGGTTTAACAAAAACAAAAATTCTATAACGGATATTGACAAAGAAATCTTGAAAGTTCTTTCGTTTGTTATGACACATAGAATAAAATTGCATGAGATAAATACTAGCCTTATAAAGGCTAAGAGAAGAGCTGAAGAACTGTCAAGACTCAAGTCTGAATTTGTTGCTAATGTGTCGCATGAACTTAGAACTCCTCTGAATGCTATACTAGGTTTTGTTGAGTTGCTTAAAATAGGAAGTTTTTCAGAAGAAGAGCAAAAAAAATACTTGGATTATATACTTTCTGCGGGTACTTCTCTTCTTAGTATGATCAATAATATACTTGATCTTTCAAAATTAGAAGCAGGAGCAATGACGCCAGTTTTTACTGATGTTAACCTTTCTGAACTTTTAGATGATGTGAAAAAATACGGAGAAGTTCTAGCTATGAATAAAGGTATTTCTTTATTTGTTTATAATCTTATAGGTGAAGTGTATATAAAAACTGACTATATGATGATAAAATCAATACTTACAAACTTAGTATCAAATGCTATAAAGTTTACTGAGAAAGGATGGGTAAAGGTTTATCTGTACAAGGTAAGAGAGAGTATTGTTTTTAAAGTAGAGGATACAGGAATAGGTATATCAGAAGATGATATTGAAAGGATTTTTGATACGTTCACTCAACTAGAAGAAGTTAGAGTGAAAAGATTTCAGGGTACTGGTATAGGATTGTCTCTGTCAAAAAAGTTTGCTTCTATGATAGGTGGTCAAATAATACCAAAAACTAAAGGAATTGGCAAGGGTAGTATTTTTTATTTAGTTATCAAGAGTACTAACTTAAATCAGAATAATGTGAAAGTGAGTTATTAA
- a CDS encoding PD-(D/E)XK nuclease family protein: MFKDRSTRISKTEFINLLKCPYTWFLSKITGIKTTPTRSMKHGINLHDIMKKVNEEKDLYRIRHLLNKYQNENPHYQTEISNIQKFLDYRKVRKQTIFPKFTEQRFETTFNKLKLVGVVDAIYEENNYIEIFEYKKSLYNIKSIFLEVSYYSFIISKNDTLMNGKNEIRMGTFSFDTGTIKYRRFKTENISRKLKKAIRIIEKRKFVPKPSIDNCRTCIFRTHCIYKKY, encoded by the coding sequence ATGTTTAAAGATAGGAGCACCCGAATATCAAAAACTGAATTTATAAATCTTTTAAAGTGCCCCTATACCTGGTTTCTAAGTAAAATAACAGGAATAAAAACAACACCAACACGGAGTATGAAACATGGTATAAACCTACATGATATTATGAAGAAAGTAAATGAAGAAAAGGACTTGTATAGAATTAGACACTTACTAAACAAATATCAAAATGAAAATCCTCACTATCAAACAGAAATCAGTAATATACAAAAATTTCTAGACTACAGAAAAGTAAGAAAACAAACAATATTTCCAAAATTTACAGAACAAAGATTCGAAACAACATTCAATAAACTCAAACTAGTAGGAGTAGTTGACGCAATATACGAAGAAAACAATTACATTGAAATTTTCGAATACAAAAAGAGCTTGTATAACATCAAAAGTATCTTTCTTGAAGTTTCTTACTATTCCTTCATCATATCTAAAAATGATACCTTAATGAATGGAAAGAATGAGATAAGAATGGGTACCTTTTCATTTGATACAGGAACAATAAAATACAGGAGATTCAAAACTGAAAACATATCTAGGAAGCTTAAAAAAGCAATAAGAATCATAGAAAAACGTAAATTCGTACCAAAACCCTCTATAGATAATTGCAGAACCTGTATTTTCAGAACGCATTGCATCTACAAAAAATATTAG
- the mnmE gene encoding tRNA uridine-5-carboxymethylaminomethyl(34) synthesis GTPase MnmE: MREVFLDEDTIFAPITPNMHSAITVIRISGDKAIEAVDRIFKGKKRVKDMATHTLLYGNIIDKNEKIDDVVVALMRKPKSYTGEDVVEISCHGNPIIVGRIMELLKAQGLRMALPGEFTKRAVLNGKIDLLQAEAVNSLITSKNLSNVKISRNILDGKLSEEIKSVKEELLNLLAYLEVLVDHPEEDLANRDWEFIKSSIKNCILKLKKLLARSQKSRFFSEGLKICIAGKTNVGKSSLMNALVEEDRSIVSNIPGTTRDVVKEIISIEGVPISLSDTAGIRRSKNPIETEGIKRTIDSILSADAIILVFDSSKKLSDSDINLVNMIKDYIRNKNVFVVINKIDTLVEVQKLQTTSEKLPILEKVKHKVSKIFEDANLNVSEYFLVSAKYRYGINELSKSIIKNLVGDVEDEINNILINNERQRKLIEDTISSLEEAYETTLNRMSEEFIAIGIRDALSYIGEMIGEVTTEDLMDKIFQNFCIGK; this comes from the coding sequence ATGAGAGAAGTATTTCTTGACGAAGATACAATTTTTGCTCCAATAACTCCAAATATGCACTCAGCAATTACCGTTATAAGAATATCTGGAGATAAAGCAATTGAAGCCGTTGACAGAATATTTAAAGGGAAAAAGAGAGTAAAAGACATGGCAACACATACGCTTTTGTATGGAAATATCATCGATAAAAACGAAAAGATCGATGATGTAGTTGTAGCCTTGATGAGAAAACCTAAATCTTATACAGGAGAAGATGTAGTAGAAATAAGTTGTCATGGAAATCCAATAATCGTAGGTAGAATAATGGAGTTGCTTAAAGCCCAAGGATTGAGGATGGCATTACCAGGTGAATTCACAAAAAGAGCAGTATTAAACGGCAAAATAGATCTTCTACAAGCAGAAGCAGTAAATTCTCTGATAACGAGTAAAAATCTATCTAATGTCAAAATATCACGTAATATACTCGATGGGAAACTATCCGAAGAGATAAAAAGTGTCAAAGAAGAATTATTAAATCTTCTTGCATACCTTGAAGTACTAGTAGATCACCCAGAAGAAGATCTTGCCAATAGAGACTGGGAATTTATAAAATCTTCTATCAAAAACTGTATACTCAAGCTTAAAAAGCTATTAGCAAGGTCTCAAAAATCAAGATTTTTCAGCGAAGGACTCAAAATATGTATCGCAGGGAAAACCAATGTCGGTAAATCGAGTCTCATGAACGCTCTAGTTGAAGAAGATAGATCAATAGTTTCAAATATACCTGGAACTACAAGAGATGTAGTAAAAGAGATAATCTCAATAGAAGGAGTACCCATAAGTCTTTCCGACACAGCAGGCATAAGAAGATCAAAAAACCCCATTGAAACAGAAGGGATAAAAAGAACCATAGATAGTATCCTATCAGCAGATGCTATAATACTAGTCTTTGATTCATCAAAAAAACTTTCAGACTCTGATATAAATTTAGTAAATATGATAAAAGATTATATAAGGAACAAAAACGTATTTGTGGTGATTAACAAAATTGATACTCTAGTAGAAGTTCAAAAACTACAAACAACTTCAGAAAAGTTACCCATACTAGAGAAAGTAAAACATAAAGTATCAAAAATCTTTGAAGATGCTAATTTGAATGTTTCCGAATATTTCTTAGTTTCCGCAAAGTATAGATACGGCATCAATGAACTTTCTAAAAGTATCATAAAAAACCTAGTAGGTGATGTTGAAGACGAAATTAACAACATCCTCATAAACAACGAAAGGCAAAGGAAACTTATAGAAGATACAATATCTTCATTAGAAGAGGCATACGAAACTACACTAAATAGAATGTCAGAAGAATTTATAGCAATAGGTATAAGAGATGCTTTATCTTATATAGGAGAAATGATAGGTGAAGTCACAACAGAAGACCTTATGGACAAAATATTTCAAAATTTCTGCATCGGAAAATAA
- a CDS encoding FliA/WhiG family RNA polymerase sigma factor: MRGPNIDLSKYELDPEEEERRWREYKKTKDIKIRNFFIEKYAPLVKYVVANMNITVNNQSDYDDLIGWGIDGLIDAIDRFDPDRGVKFKTYAIIRIRGAIYDKLREMDWIPRSVRQIEKEYQKAFSELQYELGEKPSEDMIAERLGVSLEEFEETSIKLQNSRNYINSLDDILFPDSSSDSTITLEDVIEAPDELTNPENIVIRNEIIEKIKEAIKELPEKELQVIMLYYHEELTLKEIGAVLNVTESRVSQLHARALELLKEKLKPFIKSKEDK, translated from the coding sequence GTGAGGGGACCTAATATAGATCTTTCAAAATATGAGCTTGATCCCGAAGAAGAAGAAAGAAGATGGAGAGAATATAAGAAAACTAAAGACATAAAAATTAGGAACTTTTTCATAGAGAAATATGCACCTCTAGTTAAATATGTCGTTGCCAACATGAACATAACTGTAAACAATCAATCAGATTACGATGATCTCATCGGTTGGGGGATAGACGGGCTTATAGACGCAATTGACAGGTTTGATCCAGACAGAGGAGTAAAGTTTAAAACATACGCTATAATAAGGATAAGAGGTGCCATATATGATAAACTTCGAGAAATGGACTGGATACCTAGATCTGTTAGGCAAATAGAAAAAGAATATCAGAAAGCTTTTTCTGAACTCCAGTACGAACTAGGCGAAAAACCTAGTGAAGATATGATAGCAGAAAGGTTAGGCGTTTCATTAGAGGAGTTTGAGGAAACATCAATAAAACTTCAGAATTCAAGAAACTATATAAACTCACTAGATGACATACTATTCCCTGACTCCTCATCAGACAGTACTATCACACTTGAGGATGTAATAGAAGCACCAGATGAACTAACTAATCCGGAAAACATTGTAATAAGAAACGAAATCATAGAAAAAATAAAGGAAGCCATAAAAGAGTTACCAGAAAAAGAACTTCAAGTTATTATGCTATACTACCATGAAGAACTTACTCTAAAAGAAATAGGTGCTGTCTTAAACGTAACAGAATCAAGAGTATCACAATTACACGCAAGAGCACTTGAACTACTCAAAGAGAAACTTAAACCATTTATCAAATCAAAAGAAGACAAATAA
- a CDS encoding protein-L-isoaspartate(D-aspartate) O-methyltransferase → MIREEFIKKSKERLKRLLKSENLLDEKLEEAFDRVPREYFFPENIKENSYLNNAFEIGYGQTISQPTMIFIMLKRLDINKSHKVLEIGTGSGYLTALLCELAHFVYSVEIIPELAITAQNRLKNLGYLNFEIVIGDGSKGLIDYAPYDRIVVSAACPKIPQILVDQLSENGILALPVGSIELQRLVIVKKHHNSIETTNDVCCRFVPLIGEEGFKDENVKKTKN, encoded by the coding sequence ATGATAAGAGAAGAATTTATAAAGAAATCCAAAGAAAGATTAAAAAGGCTACTAAAATCTGAAAACCTCTTAGATGAAAAACTAGAAGAAGCATTTGATAGAGTACCTAGAGAGTATTTTTTCCCAGAAAATATAAAAGAAAATTCATATCTAAACAATGCCTTCGAAATAGGATATGGGCAAACTATATCTCAACCAACTATGATATTCATCATGCTTAAAAGATTGGATATAAACAAATCTCACAAAGTACTAGAAATAGGAACAGGTAGTGGATACCTTACTGCACTACTTTGTGAACTTGCTCACTTTGTGTACTCAGTAGAAATTATACCAGAACTCGCAATAACAGCACAAAACAGACTAAAAAATCTCGGATACCTTAATTTCGAAATAGTAATAGGTGATGGAAGTAAAGGATTAATTGATTATGCCCCTTATGATAGGATTGTCGTAAGTGCTGCATGTCCTAAAATACCTCAAATACTAGTCGATCAACTATCAGAAAATGGAATTTTAGCCCTACCTGTAGGTAGCATTGAATTACAAAGACTAGTAATCGTAAAAAAACACCACAATTCAATTGAAACTACCAATGACGTGTGTTGTAGGTTTGTACCACTAATAGGAGAAGAAGGATTCAAAGATGAGAACGTTAAAAAAACTAAAAATTAG